Proteins encoded by one window of Esox lucius isolate fEsoLuc1 chromosome 4, fEsoLuc1.pri, whole genome shotgun sequence:
- the ubl3b gene encoding ubiquitin-like protein 3b, producing MTSQRDLDMVSLRLILVSGKTQDFVFSPNDSATDIAKHVFDNWPLGWEEEQVSSPNILRLIFQGRFLHGNVTLGALKLPPGRTTVMHLVARETLPEPNSHGQRNREKTTESNCCLLL from the exons ATGACGAGTCAAAGGGATCTCGATATG GTGAGCCTGCGTCTAATCCTGGTGAGTGGGAAGACACAGGACTTCGTGTTCTCCCCCAACGACTCAGCCACAGACATCGCTAAGCACGTCTTCGATAACTGGCCCTTGG gatgggaggaggagcaggtCAGCAGCCCCAATATCCTGCGCCTCATCTTCCAGGGACGCTTCCTGCATGGCAACGTCACTTTGGGAG CTTTAAAGCTGCCACCCGGCCGAACAACTGTCATGCACCTGGTTGCCAGAGAAACCTTGCCAGAGCCAAACTCGCATG GTCAGCGCAACAGGGAGAAGACCACAGAGAGCAACTGTTGTCTGCTCTTGTAA